Genomic segment of Synergistaceae bacterium:
TTATATATTTTCTGGCTAATGCTTCTGCTTTGACATCAGGATTTAATGTTATAATGCCGTATTCCTCAATAAGATTCAGCATATCACTTCGCTTAGGTTCAGGAGCGCGTTTTAATTCGTCTGTAACATAACGAGAAGTATACGCAACAAAATCCCCCGCCTTGATTGCTTGAAACAATTCTACAACATCATCATGTCCCGGGCGGTTCTCGTCAAAAAAATAATTAAATAGTGTCGTCTCGATATAAATCTTAAATCTATACATTTATTAATTCCTCCTTAGCTTTAAAGCCTCCCCAAACGTTGCCGACTGGTCAATATCGTCTATAATTCTCCCGTGTTCAAGAATTATCTTTCTCTGTGCAACATCTCCGACTTCAGGATCATGAGTAACTATTATAATAGTAACGCCCTCACTGTGTAATCTCCTGAATAAATCTACGACGATTCCCTCGTTTTCCTCGTCAAGATTCCCCGTCGGCTCATCACCGAGTAAAATTTTAGGCGAATTTATTAATGCCCTGGCAATGCAGACTCTTTGCTGTTCTCCTCCTGAAAGCTGGGCGGGTAAGTGTCTAGCTCTGTCCTTAAGGCCTACTTTCTCAAGTGCTTCCATAGCTTCGGACTCGTCGGGCATACTGTGATAATATTGTGCGACCATTATATTTTCAAGCGCGGTCAAGTAACTTATTAAATGGAACTGTTGAAAGATTAACCCGATTTTATCGCGCCTGATTCGGGTTAAACTTGCTGCGTTTTCTTTGCTGATGTCAA
This window contains:
- a CDS encoding ABC transporter ATP-binding protein; translation: MSNKILELNNVSKIYGNLKALADINLSVNAGDWLSIMGPSGSGKTTMINIIGCMDTPSNGSVILDGLDISKENAASLTRIRRDKIGLIFQQFHLISYLTALENIMVAQYYHSMPDESEAMEALEKVGLKDRARHLPAQLSGGEQQRVCIARALINSPKILLGDEPTGNLDEENEGIVVDLFRRLHSEGVTIIIVTHDPEVGDVAQRKIILEHGRIIDDIDQSATFGEALKLRRN